The proteins below come from a single Triticum aestivum cultivar Chinese Spring chromosome 5D, IWGSC CS RefSeq v2.1, whole genome shotgun sequence genomic window:
- the LOC123125781 gene encoding probable WRKY transcription factor 15 has product MEGVEEANRAAVVSCKRLVARLSLSAGDPFRLAAVAAETEEAVSRFSKVVNILGNRVGHARARVGRRSSPAGDPIARCLLEYHPPPPVPYCPPASAPQLHGSSSSTPAPPPTPLKQMPVPVAAEAAPCAAGNGKVVAPAAKGAADRDMFFQTPLLDLSACSSVTPASIAAAQINGSRVSAAPAAKGADRDMFFQTPLLDLSGCSVTPASIAAVQINGSRVSAAPAANPPPPPPPPPPPQIQFHHPIQQQQQQQQQKRMLEQQQKPASSDNKRFHFEPKPASEKPFHIEIPAARSGKEPEVITFSFDNSVCTSSAATSFFTNMSSQLISMSETSACAPASRKAAHKADDDGKCHCPKKKKPREKRVVRMPAVSDKVADIPSDSYSWRKYGQKPIKGSPHPRGYYRCSSIKDCPARKHVERCRGDAGMLIVTYENDHNHAQPLDLATLTANSEACRDRRYQKNSEFLCHGWNMPFSLTKSECK; this is encoded by the exons AtggagggggtggaggaggccaACCGGGCGGCCGTGGTGAGCTGCAAGAGGCTGGTCGCCCGCCTCTCGCTGTCCGCCGGCGACCCGTTCCGGCTCGCCGCCGTCGCGGCCGAGACCGAGGAGGCCGTGTCCCGGTTCAGCAAGGTGGTTAACATCCTCGGCAACAGGGTTGGCCATGCGAGGGCGAGGGTCggccggaggagctcgccggcgggCGACCCGATTGCGAGGTGCCTCCTCGAGTACCACCCTCCCCCGCCGGTGCCGTATTGCCCACCTGCCAGTGCCCCCCAACTCCATGGGAGTAGCAGTAGCACTcctgcgccgccgccgacgccgctgaAGCAGATGCCggtgccggtggcggcggaggcggctcctTGTGCCGCCGGCAACGGCAAGGTCGTTGCACCGGCGGCCAAGGGTGCTGCGGACAGGGACATGTTCTTCCAGACGCCGCTCCTGGATTTGAGTGCGTGCAGCAGCGTTACTCCCGCCTCCATTGCCGCCGCGCAGATCAACGGCTCGAGAGTTTCCGCAGCTCCGGCGGCCAAGGGTGCAGACAGAGACATGTTCTTCCAGACGCCGCTCCTGGATTTGAGCGGGTGTAGCGTTACTCCCGCCTCCATTGCCGCCGTGCAGATCAACGGCTCGAGAGTTTCGGCAGCTCCGGCGGCcaatcctcctcctccccctccccctccccctcctcctcaaatcCAATTCCACCATCCgattcagcagcagcagcagcagcagcagcagaagaggATGCTCGAGCAGCAGCAGAAGCCGGCCAGCAGCGACAACAAGAGGTTCCACTTCGAGCCGAAGCCGGCGAGCGAGAAGCCGTTCCACATCGAGATCCCGGCGGCGAGGAGCGGCAAGGAGCCGGAGGTGATCACCTTCAGCTTCGACAACTCGGTGTGCACCTCGTCGGCGGCCACCTCCTTCTTCACCAACATGAGCAGCCAGCTGATCAGCATGTCGGAGACCTCCGCCTGCGCGCCGGCGTCCAGGAAGGCGGCGCACAAAGCCGACGACGACGGCAAATGCCACTGCCCCAAGAAAAA GAAGCCGAGGGAGAAGAGGGTGGTGAGGATGCCGGCGGTGAGCGACAAGGTGGCCGATATACCTTCCGACAGCTACTCGTGGAGGAAGTACGGGCAGAAACCCATCAAAGGCTCTCCACACCCAAG GGGATACTACCGGTGCAGCAGCATCAAGGACTGCCCGGCGAGGAAGCACGTGGAGCGGTGTCGCGGCGACGCCGGGATGCTCATCGTCACCTACGAGAACGACCACAACCACGCGCAGCCGCTCGACCTCGCCACGCTCACCGCCAACTCCGAAGCCTGCCGAGACCGCCGGTACCAGAAGAACTCTGAATTTTTATGCCATGGATGGAACATGCCATTCAGCCTGACCAAATCTGAATGCAAGTGA